In a genomic window of Methylovirgula sp. 4M-Z18:
- a CDS encoding cysteine hydrolase family protein, which translates to MKALIIIDMQMEMQHRIEAGRDHINTDAPTRVAELSKAFRQKGWPIIHVRHRDEDPASQFHPDAPGYQPMPCAEALENEPVFVKRTSSGFASTDLDAYLRRERITDLVVTGAVAGFCVNSTVRAGADLGFNMTVVPDAVIGFDLPAAGLSARTIFDVTMANLAAGFAKVVEASSVLTQ; encoded by the coding sequence ATGAAGGCTCTCATTATAATCGACATGCAAATGGAGATGCAGCATCGGATCGAAGCCGGACGGGACCATATCAACACCGATGCTCCGACCAGGGTCGCGGAGCTTTCTAAGGCGTTCCGCCAGAAGGGCTGGCCAATCATCCATGTCCGGCATCGCGACGAGGATCCTGCTTCGCAGTTTCACCCCGACGCGCCGGGATATCAACCCATGCCTTGCGCGGAAGCACTTGAGAACGAGCCCGTTTTCGTCAAGCGCACCTCGTCTGGATTTGCTTCGACCGATCTGGACGCCTATCTACGAAGGGAGAGAATAACCGATCTTGTAGTGACGGGCGCGGTAGCGGGGTTCTGTGTCAACTCAACGGTGCGCGCAGGTGCCGACCTTGGCTTCAACATGACGGTTGTGCCCGACGCGGTGATAGGCTTCGACTTGCCTGCGGCAGGCCTCTCGGCCCGCACGATCTTTGATGTGACGATGGCCAATCTTGCAGCAGGTTTTGCGAAAGTTGTTGAGGCTTCGTCGGTATTGACCCAATAG
- a CDS encoding alpha/beta hydrolase family protein: protein MRTIILTALLCLCASLAQAAGFKVIQIRADDNGPALRAMIWTPCAEDAQDVTIGPYILNGRRNCPTDGHDLPLIVISHGHGGSYLGHHDLAAALADAGFVVAAINHPGDTFSDMSHAGDISEFVERPTDIKRLIDYMLSASPDAAAIDANRIGFFGFSRGGYTGLVLAGGNPDFLHANVPCPDPTIPICGEIERKEVPTAPLTHDPRIKVFVLADPLDEFPTAASVKDVKAPIQLWASQFGGDGVLPETPFALAKALPIKPDFHLVHGAAHFAFLAPCPPDLTLSAPDLCADAAGFDRVAFHQELIANALAFFRLHL, encoded by the coding sequence ATGAGAACCATCATATTGACCGCGCTGCTCTGCCTATGCGCGTCGCTTGCGCAGGCGGCCGGCTTCAAGGTGATTCAAATTCGCGCCGACGACAACGGGCCGGCACTCAGAGCGATGATCTGGACGCCTTGCGCGGAGGACGCGCAGGATGTCACGATCGGACCTTATATTCTAAACGGACGCCGGAACTGCCCGACCGATGGCCACGATTTGCCGCTGATCGTGATCTCGCACGGCCATGGCGGCTCGTATCTTGGCCACCATGACCTTGCCGCAGCCTTGGCCGACGCGGGCTTCGTGGTGGCGGCCATCAACCATCCGGGCGACACGTTTTCCGATATGAGCCATGCCGGCGACATCTCCGAGTTCGTGGAGCGTCCGACCGACATCAAACGCCTGATCGACTACATGCTGAGCGCGTCGCCCGACGCCGCCGCGATCGATGCGAACAGGATCGGCTTTTTCGGCTTTTCGCGGGGCGGCTATACCGGCCTTGTCCTTGCCGGCGGCAATCCCGACTTTCTCCACGCCAATGTTCCTTGCCCCGATCCGACGATTCCGATTTGCGGGGAAATTGAGCGCAAAGAGGTTCCTACCGCGCCGTTGACCCATGATCCGCGCATCAAAGTTTTTGTCCTTGCTGACCCGCTCGACGAGTTTCCGACCGCTGCGAGCGTCAAGGACGTGAAGGCGCCCATTCAGCTCTGGGCCTCGCAATTCGGCGGCGACGGCGTGTTGCCGGAAACCCCTTTCGCCCTTGCCAAAGCCTTGCCGATCAAGCCGGACTTTCACCTCGTCCACGGTGCTGCGCATTTTGCCTTTCTCGCACCTTGTCCGCCCGATCTCACTCTGAGCGCGCCCGATCTCTGCGCCGATGCCGCGGGCTTCGACCGCGTTGCCTTTCATCAGGAGCTTATCGCGAATGCGCTGGCGTTCTTCAGACTTCACCTCTGA
- a CDS encoding YoaK family protein — translation MTAIRSEMRWIAALLIVTVAMGMLDAVSLLHFHTFTGYMTGTVILLGVGVVRGQFVTLTSLSALGAFLIGGLLGGRWVRRKHPSQRLVGQLLGAAALLVCFAAALSGTEANLLAVVAPLGLAMGLQTSGTRFAGVADMTMPAATMILHGLAHDSPLAGGAGQRMPRRIGVLLGLIVGAAAGAGFAQWHVWFALAVVGLLLAGAGVVLRPWESG, via the coding sequence ATGACCGCCATCCGCTCCGAAATGCGCTGGATCGCCGCCCTCCTCATCGTCACCGTCGCGATGGGGATGCTCGACGCCGTCAGCCTCCTGCATTTTCACACATTCACCGGCTATATGACCGGCACGGTCATTCTCCTTGGCGTCGGTGTCGTGCGCGGCCAATTCGTGACACTGACGTCGCTGTCCGCGCTCGGCGCTTTTCTGATCGGCGGCCTTCTCGGCGGGCGCTGGGTCCGGCGCAAGCATCCGTCGCAGCGGCTGGTCGGCCAATTGCTCGGCGCGGCAGCGCTCCTCGTCTGCTTCGCGGCAGCTCTCAGCGGAACCGAGGCCAATCTGCTCGCCGTGGTCGCGCCCCTCGGTCTCGCCATGGGGTTGCAGACCTCCGGCACGCGATTCGCCGGCGTCGCCGACATGACCATGCCGGCCGCGACGATGATTCTACACGGACTGGCGCATGATAGTCCGCTCGCCGGAGGCGCCGGCCAGCGCATGCCCCGGCGCATCGGCGTGCTCCTAGGACTCATCGTCGGCGCGGCGGCAGGCGCCGGCTTCGCACAATGGCATGTCTGGTTCGCACTCGCCGTGGTCGGCCTGCT
- a CDS encoding bifunctional helix-turn-helix transcriptional regulator/GNAT family N-acetyltransferase yields MPTSSHEQDVAALRTFNRVYTNRLGLLNSHLDKSPFALGEARVLYELAHRTDPTAAELSRALNLDRAQISRTLKRFGDRGLVGTREDPQHGRHRLLSLTPAGLDAFAALEANTRATVGAMLEALPPVRRTRMLAAAHTMTKIFEAESAPSVTLRDPRAGDFGLVVHRQAVLYTEEYGWNDDYEALVARILADFRQSFDPAREAAWIADLDGRMVGSIFLVRSDKPEVGKLRLLYVEPEARGMGVGKMLVDACVERACAVGYRRIDLWTNSILTSALRLYQRAGFRLVHEEPHHSFGHDLVGQTWSLDL; encoded by the coding sequence ATGCCGACCTCAAGCCATGAGCAAGACGTTGCAGCCCTGCGGACCTTCAACCGCGTCTACACAAACCGGCTCGGCCTGCTCAATTCCCATCTCGACAAAAGCCCCTTCGCGCTGGGCGAGGCGCGCGTGCTGTATGAACTGGCCCACCGGACCGACCCGACCGCGGCGGAACTCTCGCGGGCACTGAATCTGGATCGCGCGCAGATCAGCCGCACCTTGAAGCGGTTCGGCGATCGCGGATTGGTCGGAACCCGCGAAGATCCGCAGCACGGCCGGCACCGGCTGTTGTCGTTGACGCCAGCGGGCCTGGATGCTTTCGCCGCGCTGGAGGCAAACACGCGCGCGACCGTCGGCGCGATGCTCGAAGCGCTGCCGCCTGTGCGGCGCACCCGTATGCTTGCGGCCGCCCATACCATGACAAAAATATTCGAGGCCGAGTCGGCGCCGAGTGTCACCTTGCGCGACCCGAGAGCAGGCGATTTCGGCCTGGTTGTTCACCGGCAGGCAGTTCTTTACACCGAGGAATATGGCTGGAACGATGATTATGAAGCGCTGGTTGCCCGCATTCTTGCTGACTTCCGCCAATCGTTTGATCCGGCGCGCGAAGCGGCGTGGATCGCGGACCTCGACGGCCGCATGGTTGGCTCGATCTTCCTCGTGCGCAGCGACAAGCCGGAAGTCGGCAAGCTCCGGCTGCTCTATGTCGAGCCAGAGGCACGCGGCATGGGCGTCGGTAAGATGCTTGTCGACGCCTGCGTTGAGCGCGCCTGCGCGGTCGGGTACAGACGGATCGATCTGTGGACCAACAGCATCCTGACCTCTGCGCTGCGTCTCTATCAGCGTGCCGGGTTCCGGCTGGTGCATGAGGAACCGCACCACTCATTCGGCCACGACCTCGTCGGGCAGACTTGGTCGCTGGATCTCTAA
- a CDS encoding antibiotic biosynthesis monooxygenase family protein, translated as MIAVIFEVEPAEGQESAYLDTAAELRPLLDEIEGFISVERFKSLSNPRKILSLSFFESEAAVIEWRNRDEHRRAQAMGRAGIFAGYRLRIAQVIRDYGLSERGEAPADSKRVHDGGRAS; from the coding sequence ATGATCGCCGTCATTTTCGAGGTCGAGCCGGCGGAGGGCCAAGAGAGCGCCTATCTCGACACCGCCGCCGAACTTCGTCCGCTTCTGGACGAGATCGAAGGGTTCATCTCGGTCGAGCGGTTCAAGAGTCTGTCTAATCCCAGGAAAATTCTCTCGCTGTCGTTCTTCGAAAGCGAAGCGGCTGTTATCGAGTGGCGCAATCGAGATGAGCATCGGCGCGCGCAGGCAATGGGACGGGCCGGCATCTTCGCCGGCTATCGTCTGCGGATCGCGCAGGTCATACGCGATTACGGCCTGTCGGAACGCGGCGAGGCGCCGGCGGACAGCAAGCGTGTTCATGACGGGGGGCGGGCAAGCTGA
- a CDS encoding P-II family nitrogen regulator, producing MKKIEAIIKPFKLDEVKEALQDIGLQGITVTEAKGFGRQKGHTELYRGAEYVVDFLPKVKIEIVLADDAVERAVDAIRTAAQTGRIGDGKIFVSNIEGAVRIRTGETGLDAI from the coding sequence ATGAAAAAGATCGAGGCCATCATCAAGCCGTTCAAGCTCGACGAGGTGAAGGAAGCGCTGCAAGACATTGGTTTGCAAGGCATTACCGTCACCGAGGCAAAGGGCTTCGGCCGGCAGAAGGGCCATACCGAACTCTATCGCGGCGCGGAATATGTCGTCGACTTCCTGCCAAAGGTGAAAATCGAAATTGTGCTCGCCGATGATGCGGTCGAGCGCGCCGTTGACGCGATCCGAACTGCCGCGCAAACCGGCCGGATCGGCGATGGCAAGATTTTTGTATCGAATATCGAAGGTGCCGTTCGCATCCGTACCGGCGAAACCGGGTTGGACGCGATCTAA
- the trhO gene encoding oxygen-dependent tRNA uridine(34) hydroxylase TrhO: MSEIHVAAFYQFARLPQYRELQPRLQAACDENGIKGIVLLAPEGINGTIAGAPDALHRAIDQIREITGLKDLDTKLSHAETMPFLRMKVRLKTEIVTIGDTGVDPTARVGTYVEPEDWNALISDPDVVVIDTRNAYEYAIGTFRNAIDPQTKSFGEFPSYVRQNLDPAKHKKIAMFCTGGIRCEKASSFMLNEGFEEVYHLNGGILKYLERVPQAMSLWDGACFVFDQRVAVGHGLELADVATCFGCRAPLTVEDRQSADYERGVSCPHCAATMSEEQKASARERQRQVDLAEARGKVHLGPPVAANGPQG; this comes from the coding sequence ATGTCCGAGATCCACGTCGCCGCCTTCTACCAATTCGCCCGCCTGCCGCAGTACAGGGAGCTGCAACCGCGGCTGCAGGCCGCGTGCGACGAAAACGGCATCAAGGGCATCGTGCTGCTCGCACCCGAAGGCATCAACGGGACTATTGCCGGCGCGCCGGATGCACTGCACCGCGCCATTGACCAAATCCGCGAGATCACGGGTTTAAAGGACCTCGATACGAAATTGTCCCATGCCGAGACCATGCCGTTCTTGCGCATGAAAGTGCGGCTCAAGACCGAGATCGTGACCATCGGCGACACCGGCGTCGATCCGACCGCGCGGGTCGGCACCTATGTGGAGCCCGAAGACTGGAATGCGCTGATTTCGGATCCGGACGTCGTGGTGATCGATACGCGCAACGCTTATGAATATGCAATCGGCACGTTCCGCAACGCCATCGACCCGCAGACCAAGAGTTTCGGCGAATTTCCATCTTACGTGCGGCAGAACCTCGACCCCGCCAAACACAAGAAGATCGCGATGTTCTGCACCGGCGGCATCCGCTGCGAGAAGGCGTCGAGCTTCATGCTGAACGAGGGGTTCGAGGAGGTCTATCACCTCAATGGCGGGATTTTGAAATATCTGGAGCGCGTGCCGCAAGCGATGAGCCTGTGGGACGGCGCCTGTTTCGTGTTCGATCAGCGCGTCGCCGTCGGCCACGGCCTCGAACTCGCCGATGTCGCCACCTGTTTCGGCTGCCGCGCGCCGCTGACTGTCGAGGACCGGCAATCGGCCGACTACGAGCGCGGTGTCTCCTGCCCGCATTGCGCCGCAACGATGAGCGAAGAGCAAAAAGCCTCGGCGCGCGAGCGCCAGCGCCAGGTGGATTTGGCCGAGGCGCGCGGGAAGGTGCATTTGGGGCCGCCCGTCGCAGCGAACGGCCCGCAAGGATAG
- the glnA gene encoding type I glutamate--ammonia ligase: MKTAKDVLKAIKDNDVKYVDLRFTDPRGKWQHVTFDQSLIDEDAFADGLMFDGSSIAGWKAINESDMTLMPDPTSACMDPFFAASTMVITCDILEPSTGEPYGRDPRGIAKKAEAYLKSTGIGDSVFVGPEAEFFVFDDVRFASEPYNTGFILDHAELPTNSDTAYEGGNLGHRVRTKGGYFPVPPVDSAQDMRGEMLAAMAQMGAVVEKHHHEVASAQHELGLKFGPLTTMADHLQVYKYCIHQVAQSYGKSATFMPKPVFGDNGSGMHVHQSIWKGGKPLFAGNKYADLSQECLWYIGGIIKHAKALNAFTNPSTNSYKRLVPGYEAPVLLAYSARNRSASCRIPFTSNPKAKRVEVRFPDPAANPYLAFAAMLMAGLDGIQNKLDPGSAMDKDLYDLPPKELKKIPTVCGSLREALASLDKDRAFLKAGGVFNDDFIDSYIELKMTEVMRFEMTPHPVEFDMYYSV; this comes from the coding sequence ATGAAAACCGCCAAGGACGTCCTGAAGGCGATCAAGGATAATGACGTAAAATATGTCGATCTGCGTTTCACCGATCCGCGCGGCAAGTGGCAGCATGTGACCTTCGATCAGAGCCTCATCGACGAGGACGCGTTTGCCGACGGCCTGATGTTCGACGGCTCCTCGATCGCCGGCTGGAAGGCGATCAACGAATCCGACATGACGCTGATGCCCGATCCGACCTCCGCCTGCATGGATCCGTTCTTCGCGGCGTCCACGATGGTCATCACCTGCGACATTCTCGAGCCCTCGACCGGCGAGCCCTATGGCCGCGATCCGCGCGGCATCGCCAAGAAGGCCGAAGCTTATCTGAAGTCCACCGGCATCGGCGACTCGGTCTTCGTTGGCCCGGAAGCTGAGTTCTTCGTGTTCGACGACGTGCGTTTCGCCTCCGAGCCCTACAACACGGGCTTCATCCTCGACCATGCCGAACTGCCGACCAACAGCGACACCGCCTATGAAGGCGGCAACCTCGGCCACCGCGTGCGCACCAAGGGCGGCTATTTCCCGGTTCCGCCGGTCGATTCGGCGCAGGACATGCGCGGCGAAATGCTGGCCGCGATGGCGCAGATGGGCGCGGTCGTCGAAAAGCACCACCACGAAGTGGCATCCGCCCAGCACGAACTCGGCCTGAAGTTCGGCCCGCTCACCACCATGGCCGACCACCTGCAGGTCTATAAATACTGCATCCACCAGGTGGCGCAGAGCTATGGCAAGTCGGCAACCTTCATGCCGAAACCCGTTTTCGGCGACAACGGCTCGGGCATGCACGTGCACCAGTCGATCTGGAAAGGTGGCAAGCCCCTGTTCGCCGGCAACAAATATGCCGACCTCAGCCAGGAATGCCTGTGGTACATCGGCGGCATCATCAAGCACGCCAAGGCGCTGAACGCCTTCACCAACCCGTCGACCAATTCCTACAAGCGTCTGGTCCCTGGCTATGAAGCGCCGGTGCTGCTCGCCTATTCGGCGCGCAACCGTTCGGCCTCCTGCCGCATTCCGTTCACCTCGAACCCGAAGGCCAAGCGCGTCGAGGTTCGCTTCCCCGATCCGGCGGCGAACCCCTATCTCGCTTTCGCGGCGATGCTGATGGCCGGCCTCGACGGCATCCAGAACAAGCTCGATCCGGGCTCGGCGATGGACAAGGACCTCTACGACCTGCCGCCGAAGGAACTGAAGAAGATCCCGACGGTCTGCGGCAGCTTGCGCGAAGCGCTCGCCAGCCTCGACAAGGACCGCGCCTTCCTGAAGGCCGGCGGCGTGTTCAACGACGACTTCATCGACAGCTATATCGAGCTGAAAATGACCGAAGTGATGCGTTTCGAAATGACCCCTCACCCGGTCGAGTTCGACATGTATTATTCGGTCTGA
- a CDS encoding NIPSNAP family protein: MLTCVIRYHIDPTKKEQFVQYARNWGQAIPRCGADLIGYFAPHEGSSTLAYGIYNIASLAEYEAYRARLAADPLGRENYDFAMRERFLLREDRTFLKLVSTQHGDAS, from the coding sequence ATGCTGACCTGTGTCATCCGATATCACATCGATCCGACGAAAAAGGAGCAATTTGTGCAATATGCGCGCAATTGGGGACAGGCGATCCCGCGCTGCGGCGCCGATTTGATCGGCTATTTCGCACCCCATGAAGGATCGAGCACTTTGGCCTATGGCATCTACAACATCGCCAGCCTCGCGGAATACGAGGCCTATCGCGCCCGTCTCGCGGCGGACCCGCTCGGCCGGGAGAACTACGATTTTGCGATGCGCGAGCGGTTTTTGCTGCGCGAAGACCGCACGTTCCTCAAACTTGTGTCCACCCAGCATGGAGATGCATCATGA
- a CDS encoding aspartate/glutamate racemase family protein, which yields MKVIGLIGGMSWESSAQYYRIINEEVRARLEGAHSAKSLMWSMDFGEIEALQHQGDWASLTERMIEAARNLERGGADFLVICTNTMHRMAADIENKVKIPLLHIADPTAAKIKQAGVSKVGLLGTAFTMEQDFYKGRLSEKFGLDVLVPPAEDREIVHEIIYHELVSGVVLEASRARYREVIARLVERGAQAVILGCTEIMLLISQKDSPVPIFDTTELHALAAVDWALGQQPQR from the coding sequence ATGAAGGTCATCGGATTGATCGGCGGGATGAGCTGGGAAAGTTCCGCGCAATATTATCGGATCATCAACGAGGAGGTTCGCGCCCGCTTAGAGGGTGCGCATTCGGCGAAGAGCCTCATGTGGTCGATGGATTTCGGCGAGATCGAAGCGCTGCAGCACCAGGGCGACTGGGCATCCTTGACCGAGCGGATGATCGAGGCCGCGCGCAACTTGGAGCGCGGCGGCGCCGATTTCCTCGTCATCTGTACGAATACGATGCACCGGATGGCGGCCGACATCGAGAACAAGGTGAAGATCCCACTCCTGCATATCGCCGATCCGACGGCGGCGAAAATCAAACAGGCCGGCGTGTCGAAGGTCGGGCTGCTCGGCACCGCGTTCACCATGGAGCAGGATTTTTATAAGGGACGCCTGTCGGAAAAATTCGGCCTCGACGTGCTTGTGCCTCCCGCCGAAGATCGCGAGATCGTCCACGAGATCATTTACCACGAGCTGGTTTCCGGCGTCGTCCTTGAGGCGTCACGCGCGCGCTATCGCGAGGTCATTGCGCGCCTGGTGGAGCGCGGGGCGCAGGCCGTCATTCTTGGCTGCACGGAGATCATGCTGCTGATCTCCCAAAAGGACAGCCCCGTTCCGATCTTCGATACGACCGAATTGCATGCGCTCGCCGCCGTTGACTGGGCGCTTGGCCAGCAACCTCAGAGGTGA
- a CDS encoding multicopper oxidase family protein, which yields MSKLPSLDRRGFILGASMSLFAVTGRAQQSDDGFTRLTARPRDLSTPDPQILARPFGYAGHLPYPILRVRQGDDVRVRLTNALDRSTSLHWRGVRLPNAMDGAAGLTQKPVALGETFEYRFRAADSGTFCFHPLISGMTSDQIDKGLKGLLIVDEAIPPDRDAEAILICDQRPGATAVTVNGRTSPHLDTVRPGTRLRLRIANVSSQNIMLASFSGAQPLLIAIDGRPSALFEPSRQTLPMGPMARFDIMLDMPQEDGAKVRLTLYHDEGPKGPSGDGDPNQVLAEWTAQGAPVAARPPIAKLPDNPALPAAIPLENALKFEFAVAKDRMWSLNGASWTGTPGKPLFSAARGRPISIGFANHSDEAIDLALHGHHCRLLHPMDDGWEPYWRDSILIPPRQTQHVAFVAGEPGKWMIHDAILPHFDQGLAGWFEVT from the coding sequence ATGAGCAAGCTCCCGTCTCTTGATCGCCGCGGCTTCATCCTCGGCGCCTCCATGAGCCTTTTCGCCGTGACCGGCCGGGCGCAGCAATCGGACGACGGTTTCACGCGCTTGACCGCAAGACCGCGGGATCTTTCCACGCCGGATCCGCAGATCCTGGCGAGACCGTTTGGTTATGCGGGGCATTTGCCCTACCCGATTTTACGGGTGCGGCAGGGCGACGATGTGAGGGTCCGCCTCACCAACGCACTCGACCGATCGACGAGCCTGCACTGGCGCGGCGTGCGGCTGCCCAATGCCATGGATGGTGCCGCTGGCCTGACGCAAAAGCCGGTCGCGCTGGGCGAGACCTTCGAGTATCGCTTCAGGGCCGCCGATAGCGGGACCTTCTGCTTTCATCCCCTGATCTCAGGTATGACATCAGACCAGATCGATAAGGGATTGAAAGGACTGCTGATCGTGGATGAGGCGATACCGCCGGACAGGGACGCGGAAGCCATTTTGATCTGCGATCAACGGCCGGGCGCAACGGCTGTGACAGTGAATGGCCGGACATCGCCGCACTTGGACACCGTCCGTCCGGGAACCAGGTTGCGGCTGCGGATCGCCAATGTGTCGAGCCAAAACATCATGCTCGCGAGTTTTTCGGGGGCCCAGCCGCTGCTCATCGCCATCGACGGTCGGCCTTCCGCCCTGTTCGAGCCATCGCGGCAAACCTTGCCGATGGGGCCGATGGCGCGTTTCGACATCATGCTCGACATGCCGCAAGAGGATGGCGCGAAAGTTCGCTTGACCCTCTATCATGACGAGGGGCCGAAGGGTCCGTCAGGCGACGGCGATCCCAATCAGGTGCTCGCGGAATGGACGGCGCAGGGCGCGCCTGTCGCCGCAAGGCCGCCCATCGCCAAACTGCCCGACAATCCGGCCTTGCCTGCGGCCATCCCGCTCGAGAACGCGCTGAAATTCGAATTTGCCGTCGCAAAGGATCGGATGTGGTCGCTGAATGGGGCGAGTTGGACCGGCACACCGGGCAAGCCGCTGTTCAGCGCGGCGCGCGGCCGCCCCATCAGCATCGGCTTCGCCAACCATTCCGATGAGGCGATCGACCTGGCGCTGCACGGCCACCATTGCCGCCTGCTGCATCCGATGGACGACGGCTGGGAGCCCTATTGGCGCGATTCCATCCTGATTCCGCCGCGGCAGACCCAGCATGTCGCGTTCGTGGCGGGCGAGCCGGGCAAATGGATGATCCACGACGCGATCCTCCCGCATTTCGACCAGGGACTGGCCGGCTGGTTCGAGGTCACATAA
- a CDS encoding NAD(P)H-hydrate dehydratase yields the protein MTFLAPSSAALLTTAEMAEADRLTIAAGTPGITLMERAGAAVAGEIFEFEQTHGLQQGWVAVLCGPGNNGGDGFVVARLLQGRGSDVRLFLLGRKEALKGDAALAAETWDGPVADLADLDLAGCTLVVDALFGAGLTRALDGAAAAAVEKVRQSDAKIVAVDVPSGLDGNTGRAAGPVIQADLTVTFFRRKPGHLLVPGRVLCGIVRVADIGISDAVLETIRPQICANEPDLWQAVRPRPQVIGHKYSRGHAAVLSGGPLSTGAPRLAARAALRVGAGLVTVLAPKDALPIHAAHLTAIMLKSCSNVRELADILADPRKNAIVLGPALGVNKAARNLVLTALKTEPDTRAVVLDADALTSFAGEADRLWGAIRASQKPVVLTPHDGEFSRLFNSKNIDLKLHAKLEAARQAAHISGAAILLKGPDTVVALPDGRASIAANAPPWLATAGAGDALAGLIGGLLAQGMPAFEAVSCAVWLHGEAANVFGPGLIAEDLPEALPQVLRALM from the coding sequence ATGACTTTTCTCGCCCCATCTTCCGCCGCGCTCCTCACCACCGCCGAAATGGCCGAAGCCGACCGGCTGACGATCGCCGCCGGCACGCCGGGCATTACGCTGATGGAGCGGGCAGGGGCTGCGGTTGCGGGGGAGATTTTCGAATTTGAACAGACGCATGGCTTGCAACAGGGCTGGGTCGCGGTGCTGTGCGGCCCCGGCAACAATGGCGGCGACGGCTTCGTGGTGGCGCGCCTGCTGCAGGGGCGCGGCTCCGACGTTCGGTTGTTTCTGCTTGGCCGGAAGGAGGCTCTGAAAGGCGACGCTGCCTTAGCGGCCGAGACCTGGGACGGCCCGGTCGCGGATTTGGCGGATCTCGATCTTGCCGGCTGCACGCTGGTCGTCGATGCGCTGTTCGGCGCCGGCTTGACGCGCGCGCTCGACGGTGCGGCGGCCGCTGCGGTCGAAAAGGTGCGGCAAAGCGACGCGAAGATCGTCGCCGTCGATGTGCCGTCCGGGCTCGACGGCAATACGGGCCGCGCGGCAGGTCCAGTCATCCAGGCCGACCTGACCGTGACGTTCTTCCGCCGCAAGCCCGGCCATCTGCTAGTGCCCGGGCGCGTGCTGTGCGGGATCGTCCGTGTCGCGGATATCGGCATTTCTGACGCGGTGCTTGAAACGATTCGGCCGCAGATCTGCGCCAATGAGCCGGATCTTTGGCAGGCTGTGCGGCCACGGCCGCAGGTGATCGGCCACAAATACAGCCGCGGCCATGCGGCGGTTCTCTCCGGCGGGCCGTTGTCAACTGGCGCGCCGCGGCTTGCAGCGCGCGCGGCTTTGCGGGTGGGGGCGGGGCTGGTGACCGTGCTGGCGCCGAAGGACGCGCTGCCCATCCATGCGGCGCACCTGACGGCGATCATGCTCAAATCCTGCAGCAACGTGCGCGAACTCGCCGACATCTTGGCCGATCCGCGCAAGAATGCGATCGTGCTCGGGCCGGCCCTTGGGGTGAACAAGGCGGCCCGCAACCTCGTTCTGACGGCCCTCAAAACCGAACCCGACACCAGGGCGGTGGTGCTCGATGCCGATGCCTTGACCAGCTTCGCCGGCGAGGCGGACCGGCTTTGGGGGGCTATTCGAGCCTCGCAGAAGCCAGTCGTTCTGACGCCGCATGATGGGGAATTTTCAAGACTTTTCAATTCGAAAAATATCGATCTTAAACTTCACGCAAAACTTGAGGCCGCGCGCCAAGCAGCGCACATCTCCGGCGCCGCGATCCTGCTCAAAGGCCCCGACACGGTCGTCGCCTTGCCTGATGGCCGGGCCTCCATTGCCGCCAATGCGCCGCCCTGGCTCGCCACCGCCGGAGCCGGCGACGCACTCGCCGGGTTGATCGGCGGCCTCTTGGCGCAGGGCATGCCGGCTTTCGAGGCGGTGTCCTGTGCGGTGTGGCTGCATGGCGAAGCGGCCAATGTCTTCGGTCCAGGCCTCATCGCCGAGGATTTGCCCGAGGCGCTGCCGCAGGTTTTGCGCGCCCTTATGTGA